In a single window of the Flavivirga spongiicola genome:
- a CDS encoding porin — MLTLFCFSYSINAQTTDEKETQTQTNWIEEITSRVTPYGSIRLGAGFAEKGEIGISNNSPRVGLNFSHRLSQSETDNFNIIGRLEFGLNLTSRDDTVEFAIDAGEGIAQVGDAVFTRIGYAGVSYKEFSLIFGKNNSIYYNLAASELDDFLAFGGTGLGVWNISDGGISGTGRANQVIQLNYKKKGLSLGAQAQARNISENSKSIDTYGLGANYKTNGFTIGLAYNKVNDGVDDPLPNQAKSGDEAFITAASFEKNRFKIGLSYGIFKNHHRTGDMFYDSKGVEFYSRYKFSTNKRWHVAAGFSSLKPDSNQNLGDFDTKYGILELAYNFKKSSHIFVSTKQDQSKNIAGSSRNQSVYGLGIRFAF; from the coding sequence ATGCTCACGCTATTTTGTTTTTCATACAGTATCAATGCGCAAACAACTGATGAAAAGGAAACTCAAACTCAAACAAATTGGATCGAAGAAATAACCTCTCGGGTTACGCCTTATGGCAGTATACGACTTGGTGCGGGTTTCGCTGAAAAGGGTGAAATTGGAATTTCCAATAATTCGCCACGAGTAGGATTAAACTTCAGTCATAGGCTCTCACAAAGTGAAACGGATAATTTTAATATTATTGGACGTCTAGAGTTTGGTTTAAATTTAACGTCGAGAGATGATACCGTTGAATTTGCCATTGATGCTGGAGAAGGCATCGCTCAAGTAGGAGATGCCGTTTTTACAAGAATTGGGTATGCTGGTGTTTCTTATAAAGAATTCTCACTTATTTTTGGAAAAAACAATTCTATCTATTACAATCTTGCAGCAAGTGAATTAGATGATTTCTTAGCATTTGGTGGTACTGGTCTTGGTGTTTGGAACATTTCAGATGGCGGTATTTCCGGAACTGGTCGAGCTAATCAAGTCATACAACTAAATTACAAGAAAAAAGGATTAAGTCTTGGAGCTCAGGCTCAGGCTCGAAACATCTCTGAAAACAGTAAAAGTATTGATACGTACGGACTTGGTGCTAATTATAAAACAAATGGATTTACCATAGGTTTAGCCTACAATAAAGTAAATGATGGTGTCGACGACCCCTTACCAAATCAGGCTAAATCTGGTGATGAAGCTTTTATTACAGCGGCATCTTTTGAGAAAAACCGTTTTAAAATTGGGTTGTCTTATGGTATCTTTAAGAATCACCATAGAACGGGTGATATGTTCTACGATAGTAAAGGCGTAGAGTTTTATTCACGTTATAAGTTTTCAACTAACAAAAGATGGCACGTAGCAGCTGGATTCAGTTCATTAAAACCAGATTCAAATCAAAATTTAGGCGATTTTGACACCAAATATGGTATCTTGGAATTAGCTTATAATTTTAAAAAGTCGAGCCATATTTTTGTAAGTACAAAGCAAGATCAGAGCAAAAATATAGCAGGAAGTTCTAGAAATCAAAGTGTTTATGGCTTGGGCATTCGTTTTGCTTTTTAA
- a CDS encoding pyruvate kinase — protein sequence MNINANKIHELISRIETIIDILQKDLVSFESSLANVHPVYQKSARNLIHYNSIRKVDLRYLQKKLQNLGLSRLAKAEGHLMSSLVKTRFILYKLLDEQPPNTIKSGLSIKNGKRLLNKHSKELLGYRSKGRRVRIMVTQPTQAAYDYDMVYEMIGRGMNCARINCAHDGPEVWQKIINNIKKASKAYGKTIKITMDLAGPKIRTGHITPGPKIKKISPERDDSGKITNPAIIELVPIITEDSEYNSLPVSAEWLNKLEKDDTLFLKDSRDKHREFKVIEVSKNKTTVHCYETSYIETGALICCNRSNMLDANIGELPSIEQPILLKTNDVLIITKDDVLGNPAVYDDKGKLIENAHISCQTPEIFNRIKEGEIILFDDGKIEGLIETILKDRMEVRITRAKDAGSKLKAEKGMNFPTTNLGISGLTEKDKIDLEFVAKHADVVNFSFVNSKEDVEELLVELEKWTVTNPLSIILKIETRLAFDNLVEILLSAMKVKHIGVMIARGDLAVETGWENIGRIQEEILALCSAAHIPVVWATQVLENFAKKGLPSRSEITDAVYSLQAECIMLNKGSYMGDVLQLLTKILSSMEHYHEKNEIMLPKMEKA from the coding sequence ATGAACATAAATGCTAATAAAATACATGAACTCATATCTCGTATAGAAACAATAATTGATATACTGCAAAAAGACCTAGTGTCTTTTGAGAGTTCATTAGCAAATGTACATCCAGTCTACCAAAAAAGTGCACGAAATTTAATTCATTATAACAGCATTAGGAAAGTAGATTTAAGGTATCTACAAAAAAAATTACAAAATTTAGGGCTTTCACGGTTAGCAAAAGCAGAAGGCCATCTCATGTCTAGCTTAGTAAAAACAAGATTTATTCTCTATAAACTATTGGATGAACAGCCACCTAATACAATTAAATCTGGATTATCAATTAAAAATGGAAAACGTTTATTAAATAAGCATTCAAAAGAGCTTTTAGGATATCGTTCAAAAGGGAGGCGCGTCAGAATAATGGTTACACAACCAACACAGGCTGCCTATGATTATGATATGGTCTATGAAATGATAGGACGTGGAATGAACTGTGCAAGAATTAATTGTGCGCATGATGGACCAGAAGTCTGGCAAAAAATCATCAATAATATAAAAAAGGCATCTAAAGCTTATGGTAAAACCATAAAAATAACAATGGATTTGGCTGGACCAAAAATTAGAACTGGTCATATTACACCAGGCCCTAAGATCAAAAAAATCTCACCTGAAAGAGATGATTCTGGCAAAATAACTAACCCTGCAATAATTGAGCTCGTTCCAATCATAACTGAAGATTCAGAATATAATTCATTACCTGTTTCTGCAGAATGGCTAAATAAGTTAGAGAAAGATGATACTTTATTTTTAAAAGATTCGAGAGACAAGCATAGAGAATTCAAAGTCATTGAAGTATCAAAAAATAAGACAACCGTTCATTGTTACGAAACGTCATACATAGAAACAGGAGCATTAATTTGTTGTAATAGATCAAACATGTTGGATGCTAATATTGGAGAATTACCTTCAATCGAGCAACCTATATTATTAAAGACAAATGATGTTCTTATCATTACAAAAGATGACGTTCTTGGTAATCCTGCAGTATATGATGATAAAGGAAAGCTAATAGAGAATGCGCACATATCTTGTCAAACTCCAGAAATATTTAATCGCATCAAAGAAGGTGAGATTATTCTATTTGATGATGGCAAAATTGAAGGTCTTATAGAAACTATCCTTAAAGACCGTATGGAAGTAAGAATTACAAGAGCAAAAGATGCAGGCTCTAAGTTAAAAGCCGAAAAAGGTATGAACTTTCCAACAACAAATCTTGGCATTAGTGGTTTAACAGAAAAAGATAAGATTGATTTAGAATTTGTCGCTAAACATGCCGATGTCGTTAATTTTTCTTTTGTCAATTCTAAAGAAGATGTTGAAGAATTACTTGTGGAATTAGAAAAATGGACCGTAACTAATCCTCTAAGTATTATCTTAAAAATTGAAACACGCCTTGCCTTTGACAATCTTGTAGAAATATTATTATCTGCCATGAAAGTGAAACATATTGGTGTTATGATTGCAAGAGGAGATTTGGCTGTTGAAACTGGCTGGGAAAATATAGGTAGAATTCAAGAGGAAATATTAGCGTTGTGCAGCGCAGCTCATATACCTGTAGTTTGGGCGACACAAGTATTAGAAAACTTTGCAAAAAAAGGGTTACCCTCAAGATCAGAAATTACAGATGCAGTGTATTCGCTTCAAGCTGAATGCATTATGTTAAATAAAGGATCTTACATGGGTGATGTTCTCCAATTATTAACCAAAATTCTATCAAGCATGGAACATTATCATGAAAAAAATGAAATCATGCTTCCCAAGATGGAAAAAGCCTAA